A region from the Aphis gossypii isolate Hap1 chromosome 1, ASM2018417v2, whole genome shotgun sequence genome encodes:
- the LOC114127467 gene encoding gametocyte-specific factor 1 homolog — MSSEKELSNDQSNQEVIDFGIYYLDMVQCPLNPNHKLRRHRLPYHLLKCKKMFPDKIKCPYGHYYYLEKHEMANHLQTCPYKPRSVQAEEMQPYIVQAQRARNENIVYNYDVDNFEIDEPYWD; from the coding sequence ATGTCTTCAGAAAAAGAATTGAGTAATGATCAATCCAATCAAGAGGTTATTGATTttggtatttactatttggACATGGTGCAATGTCCATTAAATCCAAACCACAAACTTCGACGTCACAGGTTGCCGTATCATCTTTTAAAGTGCAAAAAGATGTTtccagataaaataaaatgtccttACGgacattactattatttagaaaaacatGAAATGGCTAATCATTTACAAACATGCCCTTACAAGCCAAGATCAGTTCAAGCTGAAGAAATGCAACCGTACATAGTGCAAGCTCAACGAGCTAGAAATGAGAATATCGTTTACAACTATGATGTtgacaattttgaaattgatgAACCCTATTGggattaa
- the LOC114127466 gene encoding acetyl-coenzyme A synthetase, with amino-acid sequence MSKNVYLPYHATSEKAHIKSMEQYREMHNKSLESTEQFWSEIAAQFHWETPYDINNFYSYNFNVTQGPVQIKWMEGATTNVCYNLLDKNVRNGMGDKVAFYWEGNDPEDYSKITYKKLLEEVCRFSNVLKSKGVVKGDRVAIYMPMVFEIVIAMLSCARIGAVHSIVFAGFSSDSLAERMADCKCKVLVTADSVYRGDKLLNIKSLCDIAMDKAKSFGHEVSTCIVVRHLPRLHRSINTSNGTNGSNSDIIDLHSDVPWTDGRDYWWHDEMDDVEPSCYPVWVSAEDPLFMLYTSGSTGKPKGVLHTTGGYLLYAATTFKYVFDYHPGDIYWCTADIGWITGHSYVVYGPLANGATSVIFEGTPFYPDNGRYWSIIEKYKVTQFYTAPTAIRALMKFGEEPVKKHNLDSLKVLGSVGEPINPEAWLWYYQNIGKERCSIADTFWQTETGGHVITPLPGCTPMKPGSASFPFFGVKPILLDESGKEIEGVGEGYLVFNKPWPGMMRTLFGNHERFQSVYFSKFPGYYCTGDGARRDEDGYFWVTGRVDDMLNVSGHLMSTAEVESVLTEHPDVSEAAVVSRPHPVKGECLYCFVTPNHGVAFTPKLSSELVKKVRESIGPFAMPDVIQHAPGLPKTRSGKIMRRVLRKVAVNDREVGDISTLADEHIVEELFKNRPEKA; translated from the exons ATGTCGAAAAACGTATATCTTCCGTATCACGCGACATCCGAGAAAGCTCATATCAAGTCTATGGAACAGTATAGGGAAATGCACAATAAATCGTTGGAGTCTACCGAGCAATTTTGGTCGGAAATTGCGGCACAATTTCACTGGGAAACGCCGTACGACATCAACAACTTTTACTCGTATAACTTCAACGTTACGCAAGGGCCCGTGCAAATTAAATGGATGGAAGGCGCTACTACAAACGTGTGTTACAACTTACTGGACAAGAACGTGCGTAACGGGATGGGTGACAAAGTAGCTTTTTACTG gGAAGGCAATGATCCGGAAGACTATAGCAAAATCACGTACAAAAAGCTTTTAGAAGAAGTATGTCGGTTTTCAAACGTATTGAAATCCAAAGGTGTAGTTAAAGGTGACCGTGTTGCAATTTATATGCCAATGGTTTTTGAGATCGTGATTGCTATGTTATCGTGTGCAAGAATCGGAGCAGTTCACTCTATTGTA TTCGCAGGATTTTCATCTGATTCGCTAGCAGAACGTATGGCTGACTGTAAGTGCAAGGTCCTTGTGACTGCTGATAGCGTATACAGAGGAGACAAGTTGTTAAACATTAAAAGCCTTTGCGATAttg CAATGGACAAAGCCAAAAGTTTTGGCCACGAAGTTTCAACGTGTATTGTAGTTCGTCACTTACCACGTCTTCACAGATCCATAAATACATCTAATGGTACAAATGGATCGAACTCCGACATAATAGATTTACACTCTGAT GTACCTTGGACTGATGGACGAGATTATTGGTGGCATGATGAGATGGATGATGTAGAACCCTCTTGTTATCCAGTTTGGGTATCTGCAGAAGATCcactatttatgttatatacaag tggtTCGACGGGAAAACCAAAAGGAGTGCTTCATACAACTGGTGGTTACTTATTATATGCAGCTACCACGTTCAAGTATGTTTTTGATTACCATCCAGGGGATATTTATTGGTGCACTGCTGATATTGGTTGGATCACTGGCCATTCTTATGTTGTTTATGGACCCTTAGCAAATGGGGCAACTTCAGTTATA ttTGAAGGAACACCATTTTATCCAGATAATGGTAGGTACTGGTCAATTATCGAAAAATACAAAGTTACACAGTTTTACACTGCACCGACAGCTATTCGTGCACTAATGAAGTTTGGAGAAGAACCAGTAAAAAA acaTAATCTTGATTCACTTAAAGTATTAGGTTCAGTAGGTGAACCAATAAATCCGGAAGCTTGGTTGTGGTATTACCAAAATATCGGTAAAGAAAGGTGTTCCATAGCAGATACATTTTGGCAAACTGAAACTGGAGGGCATGTTATAACTCCACTCCCAGGTTGTACACCAATGAAACCCGGATCGGCA TCATTTCCATTCTTTGGGGTTAAACCAATCCTATTGGATGAAAGTGGTAAAGAAATTGAAGGAGTTGGCGAAGGATATTTAGTGTTTAATAAGCCTTGGCCTGGTATGATGCGCACATTATTTGGAAATCATGAAAGGTTCCAATCAGTTTATTTCAGCAAATTTCCAGGATACTATTGCACAGGAGAtg GTGCAAGAAGGGATGAAGATGGATATTTTTGGGTGACTGGTAGAGTAGACGATATGTTAAACGTATCTGGACACTTAATGAGCACTGCTGAAGTAGAATCTGTACTCACTGAACACCCAGATGTGTCCGAAGCTGCAGTTGTATCCAGACCACATCCAGTAAAAGGAGAGTgtctttattgttttgttactCCTAACCATGGCGTGGCTTTTACACCAAAACTTTCATCTGAGTTAGttaaaaaag TGAGGGAATCAATTGGGCCTTTTGCTATGCCGGATGTTATTCAACATGCACCAGGTCTTCCAAAAACTCGGTCTGGAAAAATAATGAGAAGAGTTTTACGAAAAGTAGCAGTCAATGACAGAGAAGTGGGGGACATATCAACACTAGCTGACGAACACATAGTTGAAGAACTGTTTAAAAACAGACCAGAAAAAGCATAA
- the LOC114127469 gene encoding trimethylguanosine synthase-like, with protein MGSDGILKNKHKRRREFKKYKRKELDPKILKTLPNEIQKDPSLLKYWHSRYRLFKKFDQGIKLDKESWYSVTPEVISRMIAKRCTCDLIIDGFCGAGGNTIQFALTCKKVIAIDIDPKKIELARNNAEVYGVSDRIEFIIGDYYALVPTLKADVVFLSPPWGGPSYSKKKKFNIDDIMQSYGGGKYLYELTRQITTNIAFFLPRNIEDNQCISLAGQGNLAEIESNYLNNILNSKTLYYGDLIKTDSISISNE; from the exons ATGGGTAGTGAtggaattcttaaaaataaacataaacgaAGAAgagaattcaaaaaatataagcgTAAAGAATTGgatccaaaaattttaaaaacattacccAACGAAATACAAAAAGACCCTTCATTGCTGAAATATTGGCATTCTAGGTAtaggttatttaaaaaatttgaccAAGGAATTAAATTAGACAAGG aaagttGGTATTCAGTGACACCGGAAGTAATAAGTCGCATGATTGCTAAACGGTGTACATGTGATCTGATAATTGATGGATTTTGTGGTGCTGGTGGCAATACCATTCAATTTGCATTAACTTGTAAAAAAG TTATTGCAATAGATATTGATCCAAAGAAAATAGAGCTTGCACGAAATAATGCTGAAGTTTATGGTGTATCAGATCgcatagaatttattattggaGATTATTATGCTTTGGTTCCTACTTTAAAAGCggatgttgtatttttatcacCACCATGGGGCGGCCCCTcatattccaaaaaaaaaaaatttaatattgacgaTATAATGCAAAGTTACGGAGGTGGTAAATACCTTTATGAATTAACTCGTCAGATAACTACAAATATTGCATTCTTTCTCCCAAGGAATATTGAAGACAATCAA tgtATTTCTTTAGCTGGCCAAGGCAATTTAGCCGAAATAGAAAGTAATTACTTGAACAACATACTGAACTCAAAAACATTGTACTATggagatttaattaaaactgatagtattagtatttcaaatgaataa